Proteins from one Capricornis sumatraensis isolate serow.1 chromosome 2, serow.2, whole genome shotgun sequence genomic window:
- the CA14 gene encoding carbonic anhydrase 14, with protein sequence MLFFTLLLEVIWILTANGGQHWTYEGPHGQDHWPASYPECGSNAQSPINIQTDSVTFDPDLLPLQPHGYEQPGTEPLNLHNNGHTVQLSLPSTLYLEGLPRKYVAAQLHLHWGQKGTPWGSEHLINGKATAAELHIVHYDSESYESLSEAAQRPQGLAVLGILIEVGETKNPAYEHILSHLHEIKHKDQKTSVPPFNVRGLLPPLLAQYFRYNGSLTTPPCYQSVLWTVFHRRAQISTEQLEKLRETLFSTEEEPSEPLVQNYRAPQPLNQRMVFASFIQVGPSYTTGEMLSLGVGILVGCLCLLLAVYFIARKIRRKRLRNRKSVVFTSARATEA encoded by the exons ATGTTGTTCTTCACCCTCCTGCTAGAGGTGATTTGGATCCTGACTGCCAACGGGG GTCAACACTGGACGTATGAGG GTCCACATGGTCAAGACCACTGGCCCGCCTCTTACCCTGAATGTGGAAGCAATGCCCAGTCCCCCATCAATATCCAGACAGACAGTGTGACTTTTGACCCTGACTTGCTacctctgcagccccatggatatGAACAGCCTGGCACTGAGCCTTTGAACCTGCACAATAACGGCCACACAG TACAACTCTCTCTGCCCTCTACCCTGTATCTGGAAGGACTTCCCCGAAAATATGTAGCTGCCCAGCTCCATCTGCACTGGGGTCAGAAAGGAACCCCCTGGGGGTCAGAGCACCTGATCAACGGCAAAGCCACAGCTGCAGAG CTCCACATCGTACATTATGACTCTGAGTCCTACGAAAGCCTGAGTGAGGCTGCTCAGAGGCCTCAGGGCCTGGCTGTCTTGGGCATCCTCATTGAG GTGGGTGAGACTAAGAATCCAGCTTATGAACACATTCTGAGTCACTTGCATGAAATCAAGCATAAAG ATCAGAAGACCTCCGTGCCTCCCTTCAATGTGAGAGGGCTGCTCCCGCCGCTGCTGGCACAGTACTTCCGTTACAACGGCTCGCTTACCACTCCGCCCTGCTACCAGAGTGTGCTCTGGACAGTCTTCCATCGAAGGGCCCAGATTTCCACGGAACAG CTGGAAAAGCTTCGGGAGACATTGTTCTCCACGGAGGAGGAGCCCTCTGAGCCACTGGTACAGAACTACCGAGCCCCCCAGCCTCTCAATCAGCGGATGGTCTTTGCTTCTTTCATCCAAG TGGGACCCTCGTATACcacag GTGAAATGTTGAGTTTGGGAGTAGGAATCCTGGTTGGCTGTCTCTGCCTTCTGCTGGCTGTTTATTTCATCGCTAGAAAGATCCG gaggaaGAGACTAAGAAACCGGAAAAGTGTGGTCTTCACTTCAGCACGAGCCACCGAGGCATAG